The Sorangiineae bacterium MSr11367 genome window below encodes:
- a CDS encoding type II toxin-antitoxin system Phd/YefM family antitoxin has protein sequence MKRVSVAEAKNRLPALIHAAEETGPVEILRHDKPVAVLVAHDEYERLRRSRGPGNGTWDAIMRWREKHKDEMEELDLAGALEGTRGERPARAVKW, from the coding sequence ATGAAGCGCGTATCGGTTGCCGAAGCAAAAAATCGCCTTCCTGCCCTGATTCACGCGGCGGAAGAGACGGGGCCGGTCGAGATTCTGAGGCACGACAAGCCGGTGGCGGTACTGGTCGCTCACGACGAGTACGAGCGCTTGCGGCGGTCGCGTGGCCCGGGAAATGGCACGTGGGACGCGATCATGCGTTGGCGCGAGAAGCACAAGGACGAGATGGAGGAGTTGGACCTTGCCGGTGCGTTGGAGGGCACGAGAGGGGAAAGGCCGGCTCGGGCCGTGAAATGGTGA
- a CDS encoding type II toxin-antitoxin system VapC family toxin produces the protein MNRALLKYLLDTNVVSEPAKPRPNEYLLEQLREHEDAAAISSITWHELRCGVSRLPEGRRKKELNEYLRAIRLPILDYDQRAAEWHAEERARLEKKGRLLPYGDGQIAAIAAANRLTLVTANEKDFKVFADLTVTNWMR, from the coding sequence ATGAATCGCGCGCTGCTCAAATACCTGCTCGATACCAACGTCGTCTCGGAACCTGCGAAACCGCGGCCGAACGAGTACTTGCTCGAACAGCTGCGCGAACACGAGGATGCGGCGGCCATCTCGTCGATTACTTGGCACGAGTTGCGTTGCGGCGTTTCTCGGCTGCCAGAGGGCAGGCGAAAAAAAGAGCTGAACGAGTACCTTCGAGCCATCCGCCTTCCGATCCTCGACTACGATCAACGAGCGGCAGAATGGCACGCAGAAGAGCGGGCGCGCCTGGAAAAGAAGGGACGGCTTCTCCCCTACGGTGATGGGCAAATCGCGGCCATTGCCGCCGCGAACCGTCTGACCCTCGTGACCGCCAACGAGAAGGATTTCAAGGTATTTGCCGACCTAACCGTGACCAACTGGATGCGGTGA
- a CDS encoding HTH domain-containing protein: MTFTEAAAEVLRLAGKPLHYKEITELAIEKNLLSHVGKSPEVTMGARLAALLKKEDKTNPIVRVKPGVFALRDWDGKRGKKKSEPVAVAEVEDEETGDEINALEVEAATRESTPPPPPVAEVEEEEEERPIVSGEDALRADLAAQGAELFDDEEDDDQPIFAPQNAAPAQVGEPLTEGGRRRRRRRRRGRGGSGATDITADGLSSPRLEGGEARGATPNSSRFDPGPGTTPRFDPGLAAQVLNAGETEGGVESPRDPLAPAPRPQVRDRHQIMAGGAPSGIEVPIGEGEELFGRDLADAALTVMASFDRNAGPVPLRAIVDAFMRRGRLSGDPSLAVIQVGAALRADNLRRNAAGQRPRFRFAAGSRVAPTDWVLGSDLVRLEQEVNGAIERYREATRRVLLRRVQELPGHAFTELALLALERAGMSQLRPVRRAGSPGGEAHFSAIHRTGSDEIRTAIVIRKDGRELGRERVSDLRGALHHYGPAAAGWLVTTGQVLSGAREEAGAPNAAPVALYDGLAFCKLLEEGDVAVVRTRFSVTIPDLELFETLRG, encoded by the coding sequence ATGACGTTCACCGAAGCCGCTGCAGAGGTCCTTCGACTCGCCGGCAAACCGCTTCATTACAAGGAAATTACCGAGCTTGCGATCGAGAAGAACCTCTTGTCCCACGTTGGCAAGAGCCCGGAGGTCACCATGGGTGCCCGGCTCGCCGCGTTGTTGAAGAAAGAGGACAAGACGAACCCGATCGTGCGGGTCAAGCCCGGTGTCTTCGCCCTCCGCGACTGGGATGGTAAGCGCGGCAAGAAGAAGAGCGAACCGGTCGCCGTGGCCGAGGTCGAGGACGAGGAGACGGGAGACGAGATCAACGCGCTCGAGGTCGAAGCGGCCACGCGCGAATCCACCCCGCCGCCCCCGCCGGTTGCCGAAGTCGAGGAAGAGGAAGAAGAGCGCCCCATCGTTTCGGGCGAGGACGCACTTCGGGCCGACTTGGCCGCCCAGGGCGCCGAGCTTTTCGACGACGAAGAGGACGACGATCAGCCGATTTTCGCCCCGCAGAATGCAGCGCCCGCCCAAGTGGGCGAGCCGCTCACCGAGGGAGGCCGCCGTCGCCGTCGTCGCCGCCGCCGCGGACGTGGCGGGAGTGGTGCCACGGACATCACCGCAGATGGTCTCTCGTCGCCGCGCCTCGAGGGTGGAGAGGCACGTGGGGCTACGCCGAACTCGTCGCGTTTCGATCCGGGACCGGGAACGACACCGCGTTTCGATCCGGGCCTCGCCGCCCAAGTCCTCAACGCGGGCGAGACCGAGGGCGGCGTCGAATCGCCGCGTGATCCGCTGGCGCCGGCTCCGCGCCCGCAAGTGCGCGATCGCCACCAGATCATGGCGGGCGGTGCACCCAGCGGCATCGAGGTTCCGATCGGCGAAGGCGAAGAGCTCTTCGGCCGCGACTTGGCGGATGCAGCGCTCACCGTCATGGCGTCCTTCGATCGCAACGCCGGCCCGGTGCCGCTCCGCGCCATCGTGGACGCGTTCATGCGCCGCGGTCGCCTCTCGGGCGATCCGTCGCTCGCGGTCATTCAGGTGGGCGCGGCCCTCCGCGCGGACAATCTGCGCCGCAACGCCGCCGGGCAACGCCCGCGTTTCCGCTTCGCCGCGGGTTCGCGCGTCGCCCCGACGGACTGGGTCCTCGGTTCGGATTTGGTCCGCCTCGAGCAAGAAGTGAACGGCGCGATCGAGCGCTACCGGGAGGCCACCCGCCGCGTGCTTCTGCGCCGCGTGCAGGAGCTGCCGGGCCACGCCTTCACCGAGTTGGCCCTGCTCGCCTTGGAGCGCGCCGGGATGTCGCAACTCCGCCCCGTGCGTCGCGCGGGCTCGCCGGGTGGCGAAGCGCACTTCAGCGCCATTCACCGCACCGGCAGCGACGAGATCCGCACGGCCATCGTGATCCGCAAGGACGGCCGCGAGCTCGGTCGCGAGCGCGTGAGCGATCTGCGTGGAGCACTGCATCATTACGGCCCTGCCGCAGCGGGTTGGCTCGTCACCACGGGACAGGTACTCTCCGGAGCCCGTGAAGAAGCCGGCGCCCCGAACGCAGCCCCCGTGGCCCTCTACGACGGACTTGCATTCTGCAAGCTTCTCGAAGAAGGCGACGTTGCCGTCGTCCGCACGCGGTTCTCGGTCACCATTCCCGACCTCGAGCTGTTCGAAACGTTGCGCGGGTGA
- a CDS encoding CPBP family intramembrane metalloprotease, whose translation MRPLILSILVVLIVSIPGFFGWQIQRAGTPAFWGFVVVPTLLLAVFAAVRAQRHGELREWLRPRWGDATVGVLSGVILVAVAYYFTRIVAPVGGPREVWLARLYLQIGDLSQLRQHTGAVAALVIAASIAEELVWRGLVTTLLAEQWGSRAAWIASAFFYAAAHLPAAWALSDPRASVNLLLPIGALGAGLVWGMVVRLKGGSLVAAMIAHALFDWCMVVMFPLWGTGL comes from the coding sequence ATGCGCCCTCTAATTTTGTCGATTCTCGTCGTCCTCATCGTCTCGATTCCAGGCTTTTTCGGCTGGCAGATTCAACGCGCCGGGACCCCAGCGTTCTGGGGCTTCGTGGTCGTGCCCACGCTTCTTCTCGCGGTGTTCGCGGCCGTTCGTGCCCAGCGCCACGGGGAGTTGCGCGAGTGGCTTCGCCCTCGTTGGGGCGACGCCACCGTCGGTGTGCTGAGCGGCGTAATCTTGGTTGCAGTCGCGTATTATTTTACGCGGATCGTGGCGCCCGTGGGCGGACCGCGTGAGGTCTGGCTGGCCCGGCTTTACCTGCAAATTGGGGATTTATCGCAGCTTCGGCAACACACCGGGGCCGTAGCGGCGCTGGTCATTGCGGCATCCATCGCGGAGGAGCTCGTCTGGCGAGGTCTGGTGACCACCTTGCTGGCCGAACAGTGGGGATCGCGCGCCGCGTGGATCGCGTCGGCCTTTTTCTATGCGGCGGCGCACCTTCCGGCGGCGTGGGCGTTGTCCGATCCGCGGGCAAGCGTCAATCTGCTTTTGCCGATCGGGGCACTGGGGGCAGGGCTCGTTTGGGGCATGGTGGTGCGCCTGAAAGGCGGTAGTCTGGTGGCCGCGATGATTGCACATGCACTCTTCGACTGGTGCATGGTGGTGATGTTTCCTTTGTGGGGGACGGGCCTCTGA
- the glnE gene encoding bifunctional [glutamate--ammonia ligase]-adenylyl-L-tyrosine phosphorylase/[glutamate--ammonia-ligase] adenylyltransferase, translated as MGDGPLITGPLRRDAVELSHWLESAYPALGPSLRSRPEDVSYIANSGRGARDARAYRRLLLPQLEDLSDAADVRRKLRRFATRERLRIAARELESGTDVDVTARELSELADVCIEVALSEALLWADRRFGVPTKLDGTRNGFCVIGMGKLGGRELNAGSDVDLLLFYDTDEGSVVKDAVLQEVSLHEYFTRVAQRLTATLEEPTEDGMVWRVDLRLRPEGSRGPLVNALAAAERYYESWGRTWERAALVRARPSAGDLAVGEQVLAALSPFVWRREVNPQLANEMAAMLLRARAEIGEEDPRRDLKLGPGGIREAEFFVQSLQLVWGGRDPVVRSTNTMDALRRLRGRGFVTEREAREIGDGYLALRRLEHRVQFATGLQTHALPEDPSLLGRIARSLGFRGTVQLEKDLDRVRKRIGARMASLTSHGVAKTDAAAPSSIERLLVALDARDEARLLTCLEERFDPIRAPELLRHLLALAKRPDGPLGAVSRDLYPSLAETLIDALADAADPEQAARLMTTFFARMITPSVYVRALAEDPLGTRRLAGLFGASAFLGEAAALHPDLVDQLLFRTTPVSDPEGAARVVDDEVTRLGDLQSITDAGLRLERLVGALRRAKRRVTMEVGIADLAGELDTRKCTLTLSTLADAVLRHTVRFTLGADVRMAVIAMGKLGGREIGYGSDLDLFFVFDPAGEDEHEAQERAIRGAQRVLRILGTPHGDGPGYELDTRLRPSGNQGLLVVSIEAFGRYQETQAAAWERQALIKARACAGDPELGAQVEAIAREAAFVRGAPPAADVHRLRMRMERELAGERREGRIRYDMKLGRGGLVDVEFAAQYLQMKHGRDPRVRTQDTETALGALEACGYIDSGHAGSLREGYRLLRQLEQRARVHHGSTSPFIEEGAPGLTLLARRMGMRDGRPRGSAAEALLARYVRVTTEVRAAYLAVLGVEAE; from the coding sequence GTGGGGGACGGGCCTCTGATCACCGGACCGCTCCGCCGCGACGCCGTCGAGCTCTCGCACTGGCTCGAATCGGCCTATCCCGCACTCGGGCCCTCGCTTCGCAGCCGGCCCGAGGACGTGTCGTATATCGCCAACTCCGGGCGCGGCGCCCGCGATGCTCGGGCCTATCGGCGGCTGCTGCTGCCCCAGCTCGAAGATCTCTCCGACGCCGCCGACGTGCGGCGGAAATTGCGCCGCTTTGCCACGCGCGAGCGATTGCGCATCGCGGCGCGCGAATTGGAAAGTGGCACCGACGTCGACGTGACCGCGCGCGAGCTCTCCGAGCTGGCCGATGTGTGCATCGAGGTGGCCCTGAGCGAGGCCCTGCTGTGGGCCGACCGCCGTTTCGGTGTGCCGACGAAGCTCGATGGAACGCGCAACGGCTTTTGCGTCATCGGGATGGGCAAGCTGGGCGGCCGCGAGCTCAATGCGGGAAGCGACGTCGATCTCCTGCTTTTCTACGACACGGACGAAGGCTCCGTGGTCAAAGACGCCGTGCTGCAAGAGGTCTCGCTGCACGAGTACTTCACGCGCGTTGCCCAGCGGCTGACCGCCACCCTGGAGGAGCCCACGGAAGACGGCATGGTCTGGCGCGTCGACCTGCGGCTGCGGCCCGAGGGTTCGCGCGGCCCATTGGTGAACGCGCTGGCGGCGGCCGAGCGCTATTACGAATCATGGGGCCGCACGTGGGAACGCGCCGCCCTGGTGCGTGCGCGGCCTTCGGCGGGCGATCTGGCGGTGGGGGAGCAAGTGTTGGCGGCGCTGTCGCCCTTCGTGTGGCGGCGCGAAGTGAATCCGCAATTGGCCAACGAGATGGCCGCGATGCTGCTGCGGGCGCGCGCGGAAATCGGCGAAGAGGATCCGCGGCGCGATTTGAAATTGGGCCCCGGGGGCATCCGCGAGGCGGAGTTCTTCGTGCAATCGCTGCAGCTCGTATGGGGCGGGCGCGATCCGGTCGTGCGCAGCACCAACACGATGGACGCGTTGCGGCGTCTTCGCGGGCGCGGCTTCGTCACCGAGCGCGAGGCGCGTGAAATCGGCGACGGCTATTTGGCACTGCGGCGTCTGGAGCATCGCGTGCAGTTTGCAACGGGTTTGCAGACCCACGCCTTGCCGGAGGATCCATCGCTTCTGGGGCGCATCGCCCGATCGCTGGGTTTTCGCGGCACGGTGCAGTTGGAGAAAGATCTCGACCGCGTGCGAAAGCGCATTGGCGCGCGCATGGCCTCGCTCACGAGCCATGGCGTGGCCAAGACGGATGCCGCGGCGCCGTCGTCCATCGAGCGGCTGCTGGTGGCGCTGGATGCACGCGACGAAGCCCGCCTTTTGACGTGCCTCGAGGAGCGCTTCGATCCGATTCGGGCGCCGGAATTGCTGCGGCACCTGCTGGCCCTGGCCAAGCGCCCCGATGGTCCACTCGGCGCGGTCTCGCGCGATCTCTATCCCTCGCTCGCGGAGACGCTGATCGACGCGCTCGCGGATGCGGCGGATCCCGAGCAGGCCGCGCGCCTGATGACCACGTTCTTCGCGCGCATGATCACGCCCAGCGTCTACGTTCGCGCGCTGGCCGAGGATCCGCTGGGGACGCGTCGGCTGGCGGGGCTGTTCGGCGCGAGCGCCTTCCTGGGCGAGGCCGCGGCACTGCATCCCGATCTGGTGGACCAACTGCTCTTTCGCACCACCCCGGTGAGCGATCCCGAAGGTGCGGCGCGTGTCGTGGACGACGAGGTGACACGGCTCGGCGATTTGCAGAGCATCACCGACGCCGGCTTGCGCCTGGAGCGCCTCGTGGGCGCGCTGCGCCGGGCCAAGCGCCGGGTGACCATGGAGGTCGGCATCGCGGATCTCGCGGGCGAGCTCGATACGCGAAAGTGCACGCTGACGTTGAGCACCCTGGCCGATGCGGTGCTGCGCCACACGGTTCGTTTCACCTTGGGCGCTGACGTCCGCATGGCCGTCATCGCCATGGGGAAGCTCGGCGGGCGTGAGATCGGCTACGGATCGGACTTGGATCTGTTTTTCGTCTTCGACCCCGCGGGGGAGGACGAGCACGAGGCCCAGGAGCGCGCCATCCGCGGCGCCCAGCGGGTGCTGCGCATTTTGGGCACCCCCCACGGCGACGGGCCGGGCTACGAACTCGACACGCGCCTGCGCCCCTCGGGCAACCAGGGGCTCTTGGTGGTGTCCATCGAGGCGTTCGGGCGCTACCAGGAGACGCAGGCGGCCGCCTGGGAGCGGCAGGCGCTCATCAAGGCGCGGGCATGCGCGGGAGATCCGGAGCTCGGCGCGCAAGTCGAGGCCATTGCGCGCGAGGCCGCCTTCGTCCGCGGCGCCCCGCCGGCTGCCGACGTGCATCGACTGCGCATGCGCATGGAGCGCGAGCTCGCCGGCGAGCGCCGCGAGGGGCGGATCCGCTACGACATGAAGCTGGGACGCGGCGGCTTGGTCGACGTGGAATTCGCCGCGCAGTACCTGCAAATGAAGCATGGCCGCGATCCGCGGGTGCGAACCCAGGACACCGAGACCGCGCTGGGCGCGCTGGAAGCGTGCGGGTACATCGATTCGGGGCACGCCGGATCGTTGCGAGAGGGCTACCGGTTGCTCCGGCAATTGGAACAGCGTGCGCGCGTCCACCACGGAAGCACGAGCCCCTTCATCGAGGAGGGCGCCCCGGGGTTGACCTTGCTCGCGCGCCGCATGGGCATGCGCGATGGCCGCCCGCGCGGGTCGGCCGCGGAAGCGCTGCTCGCGCGCTACGTTCGGGTGACCACCGAAGTGCGCGCGGCGTATCTCGCCGTGCTGGGCGTCGAAGCCGAATGA
- a CDS encoding prolipoprotein diacylglyceryl transferase, translating to MRPVLVLWLTAHGIPGWLAPDYATMCGLATLLGAMIALRLAARDGESLHVQARALVLAYLGALLGGYVFEWVRAIPDAVAAGSFDPIVTRGRAAYGGLLAGILAPSLYLRFRRVPQGGAPSWMAARHFLDRATPGMGIAFAMVRVGCFLEGCDYGKPTSSPLGVRFPVGSIAAEDHLARGWIPAGAPSLPVHATEIYESLVGLAASLFAWRFLVRRRDGGAFLAWMAAYAAGRFALELLRGDDDRGLYLGLSSAQFVSLALLAGVFVLSRRWRIDVFHRPLARGVGIASIVLLVLLPRPAFAQGTDAIVLNTGERLAGAITEFSPGDHVAIRLANGQVTTISWIFIDKVERGGRTEWVKPVSTAPSPTPSPTPSPTPTPMTERDARSVQHARRITLQVSIAPSLTLARPDVPSGLTSELDVLYRLRLGGSTRFDVGLEGRVYANDVAYHYGLGVPFQFALEAGRHFEVRAIFVPTHTWLVWDTKVYSNVNVWALRMGAEVAWVVSSHVTLGFSPLGINVISAESVGVITSYEPRASFGLAF from the coding sequence ATGAGGCCCGTACTCGTTCTCTGGCTCACCGCCCATGGCATTCCCGGCTGGCTCGCTCCGGACTACGCGACCATGTGCGGCCTCGCGACCTTGCTTGGCGCCATGATCGCGCTGCGCCTTGCCGCGCGTGATGGTGAGTCTCTGCATGTGCAGGCGCGTGCCCTCGTGCTCGCGTACCTCGGCGCCCTCCTCGGCGGGTATGTCTTCGAATGGGTGCGGGCCATCCCCGACGCGGTGGCGGCCGGCTCGTTCGATCCCATCGTCACCCGTGGCCGTGCGGCGTACGGAGGGTTGCTCGCGGGCATTCTCGCCCCCTCGCTCTACTTGCGCTTTCGCAGGGTTCCTCAGGGCGGCGCGCCCTCGTGGATGGCGGCCCGGCACTTTCTCGATCGCGCGACACCGGGCATGGGCATCGCCTTCGCGATGGTGCGCGTGGGGTGCTTTCTCGAGGGGTGCGACTACGGCAAGCCCACCTCCTCGCCGCTCGGCGTGCGCTTTCCCGTTGGCAGCATTGCCGCCGAGGACCACCTGGCGCGCGGTTGGATCCCGGCCGGAGCGCCCAGTTTGCCGGTCCATGCGACGGAGATTTACGAGTCGCTCGTCGGGCTGGCCGCTTCGCTCTTCGCGTGGCGTTTCCTCGTGCGTCGCCGCGACGGGGGCGCCTTTCTCGCGTGGATGGCGGCGTATGCCGCGGGGCGTTTCGCCTTGGAGCTTCTGCGCGGCGACGACGATCGCGGTCTGTACCTCGGTTTGAGCTCCGCGCAGTTCGTGTCCCTTGCGCTTCTCGCGGGCGTCTTCGTCTTGTCGCGGCGTTGGCGCATCGATGTGTTCCATCGTCCGCTGGCGCGTGGTGTGGGGATCGCGTCGATCGTGCTTCTCGTGCTGCTCCCGCGCCCGGCGTTTGCGCAGGGGACCGATGCCATCGTGCTCAACACGGGCGAGCGCCTCGCGGGGGCGATCACCGAGTTCTCCCCCGGGGACCATGTGGCGATTCGCTTGGCGAATGGGCAGGTGACGACGATCTCATGGATCTTCATCGACAAGGTCGAACGGGGAGGGCGGACGGAGTGGGTCAAACCGGTTTCGACGGCGCCGAGTCCGACACCGAGCCCGACGCCGAGTCCGACGCCGACACCGATGACGGAGCGTGATGCGCGATCCGTGCAGCATGCGCGGCGCATCACTCTTCAAGTATCCATTGCGCCATCGCTCACGTTGGCGCGGCCGGACGTGCCGTCGGGGCTCACCTCGGAGCTCGATGTCCTCTACCGGCTTCGTCTGGGCGGCTCGACGCGGTTCGATGTGGGGCTCGAGGGGCGCGTTTACGCCAACGACGTCGCGTACCACTACGGCCTCGGCGTTCCCTTCCAATTCGCGCTCGAGGCGGGGCGCCACTTCGAGGTGCGCGCCATCTTCGTCCCGACCCACACATGGCTGGTCTGGGATACAAAGGTTTACTCCAACGTCAACGTTTGGGCGCTGCGCATGGGGGCCGAGGTCGCGTGGGTCGTCAGCTCCCACGTGACGCTCGGCTTCTCCCCGCTTGGGATCAACGTGATCAGCGCCGAGAGCGTCGGCGTGATCACGTCGTACGAGCCCCGCGCCTCCTTCGGGCTCGCGTTCTAG
- a CDS encoding CD225/dispanin family protein, which translates to MVPGAGGDVNTTLPLVLNIVAIFCFCIVGIIGLVFAIQAGTAKKNGDMETARAKAKTSLILAIVGIALGIVGGATSFILNAANM; encoded by the coding sequence ATGGTCCCGGGCGCCGGTGGCGACGTCAACACGACCTTGCCGTTGGTGCTGAACATCGTCGCCATCTTCTGCTTCTGCATCGTGGGCATCATCGGGCTGGTTTTCGCGATCCAAGCCGGCACCGCGAAGAAGAACGGCGACATGGAGACGGCGCGCGCCAAGGCGAAGACGTCGCTCATCCTCGCCATCGTGGGCATTGCCCTCGGCATCGTGGGCGGCGCCACGAGCTTCATTCTGAACGCCGCGAACATGTAG
- a CDS encoding protein kinase has product MRICPQCSELFHDDAGFCPFEGTPLTKSTDPLLGRTIAGRFRLIKRLGAGGMSSVYLARHVMIDRLNAIKILRQELSLNPSHRERFLREARAVNRINHRNIVEITDFGDTDNLAYLVMEYIEGESLITHMRVGRFPWRRVAHIAAQVASALGRAHQMGIIHRDLKPENILLVSKGDAQDTVKLTDFGIAKILDAPTLTFHEQMFGTPGYIAPEYLDGLAPDGRADLYALGVVIYEMLAGTLPYNARGQAELLFKPLEAAPVPLRERGLDVPPDIEALVHALLARQRDDRPADAFIVHDALIHALRRPVTTIAEDEETVTAHLDAAALDAALRDSEVTPLAIDAAIASMAARDDALTLAIGEGDPFEEPMQEHPSPSVRPTVQLAQRESALAARWNAALDALEEAIIRASAAGGERAARAELAKDHAVQVRALIMSVERATGRVSEYQGRVDRLAAQGREFRSELGRSIDELSHERSRERLHLASIRTRLDSLREQNAERGVEPGPKQASESAWEQETLRGESDRSSLVDADLSSRLEMRKRQLDEKNERLDLEFTEATALLEGAISAVRRLTRELVRVLDEAAALVTTA; this is encoded by the coding sequence ATGCGGATTTGCCCGCAGTGCTCCGAGCTCTTTCATGACGATGCCGGTTTTTGCCCCTTCGAAGGCACACCGCTCACCAAAAGCACCGATCCATTGCTCGGGCGCACCATCGCGGGGCGCTTTCGTCTGATCAAGCGCCTCGGCGCCGGCGGGATGTCGAGCGTCTATTTGGCGCGTCACGTGATGATCGATCGCCTCAACGCGATCAAGATCCTGCGCCAAGAGCTCTCGCTCAATCCGAGCCATCGTGAGCGCTTTCTGCGCGAGGCGCGCGCGGTCAATCGCATCAACCACCGCAACATCGTCGAGATCACCGACTTCGGCGACACCGACAACCTCGCGTACCTCGTCATGGAATACATCGAGGGCGAGTCGCTCATCACGCACATGCGCGTGGGCCGCTTTCCGTGGCGGCGCGTTGCGCACATTGCGGCGCAGGTCGCCTCGGCGCTCGGCCGCGCGCACCAGATGGGCATCATCCATCGCGACTTGAAACCCGAGAACATCTTGCTCGTCAGCAAAGGCGACGCCCAGGACACGGTGAAGCTCACCGACTTCGGCATTGCCAAGATCCTCGATGCGCCGACGTTGACCTTCCACGAGCAGATGTTCGGCACGCCCGGCTACATCGCGCCCGAGTACCTCGATGGCCTTGCACCGGATGGCCGCGCCGATCTCTACGCGCTCGGTGTGGTCATCTACGAGATGCTCGCGGGCACGCTGCCGTACAACGCGCGCGGGCAGGCCGAGCTGCTCTTCAAGCCGCTCGAGGCTGCGCCCGTGCCCCTGCGCGAGCGCGGGCTCGACGTGCCTCCGGACATCGAGGCGCTGGTCCACGCGCTTTTGGCCCGGCAGCGCGACGATCGGCCGGCCGACGCCTTCATCGTGCACGATGCGCTCATCCACGCGCTTCGCCGTCCGGTCACCACCATCGCCGAAGATGAAGAGACGGTGACCGCGCACCTCGACGCTGCCGCGCTGGATGCTGCGCTGCGCGACAGCGAGGTGACACCGTTGGCCATCGATGCGGCCATCGCGAGCATGGCCGCGCGCGACGATGCGCTCACCCTGGCCATCGGCGAGGGCGATCCCTTCGAGGAGCCGATGCAGGAGCATCCGAGCCCGTCGGTGCGTCCCACCGTGCAACTCGCGCAGCGTGAAAGCGCGCTCGCTGCGCGATGGAACGCGGCGCTCGATGCCCTCGAGGAGGCCATCATTCGCGCCAGTGCCGCAGGCGGCGAGAGGGCCGCGCGCGCGGAGCTGGCGAAGGACCACGCCGTGCAGGTTCGCGCGCTGATCATGTCCGTCGAACGCGCGACCGGCCGCGTTTCCGAGTACCAGGGTCGCGTCGATCGCCTCGCGGCGCAGGGACGCGAGTTCCGCTCCGAGCTGGGGCGATCCATCGACGAGCTGTCGCACGAGCGCTCGCGCGAACGGTTGCATCTTGCATCGATTCGCACGCGCCTCGACAGCCTGCGCGAGCAAAACGCCGAGCGGGGCGTGGAGCCTGGCCCAAAGCAGGCATCGGAATCGGCGTGGGAACAAGAGACGTTGCGCGGAGAGAGCGATCGCTCCTCCCTCGTCGACGCGGACCTGTCCTCGCGCCTCGAGATGCGCAAACGCCAACTCGATGAGAAGAACGAGCGCCTCGACCTGGAATTCACCGAGGCCACGGCGCTGCTCGAAGGGGCCATCTCCGCCGTACGACGGCTGACGCGTGAGCTGGTGCGGGTCCTCGACGAAGCGGCTGCGCTGGTGACCACAGCCTAG
- a CDS encoding CPBP family intramembrane metalloprotease yields MRVLFDGAGDATEKYLLGFVYLVLAAAGAGVSLALGQSPVTMPPWLPIGPETGIWASLAMGACLAGATIVATRFVVSRFTWARALHVELRPVVRRLRGSSIAAMALASGIAEEILFRGAFLQAVGGVFGLVVSSVAFGALHQVRGARWVWAGWATIMGLLLGSVFALTGNLAGPIAAHVVINAVNLRFLRDHDL; encoded by the coding sequence ATGCGGGTACTTTTTGACGGCGCCGGCGACGCCACGGAGAAATACCTCCTCGGCTTCGTGTATCTGGTCCTGGCAGCCGCCGGTGCCGGCGTCTCGCTCGCGCTGGGCCAGAGCCCGGTCACCATGCCTCCGTGGCTGCCCATCGGGCCCGAGACGGGGATTTGGGCCAGCCTGGCCATGGGGGCCTGCCTGGCCGGGGCCACGATCGTCGCCACCCGCTTCGTGGTCAGTCGATTTACCTGGGCACGCGCGCTTCACGTAGAACTCCGCCCGGTCGTTCGACGTCTCCGCGGCAGCTCCATCGCGGCCATGGCCCTCGCAAGCGGCATTGCGGAAGAGATACTCTTTCGCGGGGCCTTCCTGCAGGCCGTCGGCGGCGTGTTTGGCCTCGTGGTGTCGTCCGTCGCGTTCGGCGCCTTGCATCAAGTGCGGGGTGCCCGGTGGGTTTGGGCCGGCTGGGCGACCATCATGGGCCTCCTGCTCGGGTCCGTCTTCGCCCTCACCGGCAACCTCGCCGGCCCCATTGCGGCGCACGTCGTCATCAACGCGGTCAACCTACGCTTCTTGCGCGATCACGACCTGTGA